One region of Candidatus Thorarchaeota archaeon genomic DNA includes:
- a CDS encoding alkaline phosphatase family protein, translated as MSFPQVRTTAWEFPSTLLSLMGMAIPDGMPSPCEELTQRFSPKAIVLIAIDNFGLFEAVVHKPEALIKYMEALALIETDDPYAVPLLNTVFRGSQTSHLLDRIREYGKIVRIICREDDMETFGFNPAYTVKTRDDMTTYIESTKLIAKSDLLFLHFLDFESLYAQYGQKTPPTTLLEKIVRRTDNWIKVLLRQARQDTLFIILGNHGRHPIPLDYEGKLAEWRKANAPIAIMLQKRGSI; from the coding sequence ATGTCCTTCCCTCAGGTACGAACCACTGCATGGGAGTTTCCGTCGACGCTTCTTAGTCTAATGGGTATGGCCATACCTGACGGTATGCCGTCTCCGTGTGAAGAGCTGACGCAGCGGTTCAGTCCCAAGGCCATTGTACTCATTGCTATCGACAACTTCGGTCTCTTCGAGGCCGTTGTTCACAAACCTGAGGCACTGATCAAGTATATGGAGGCTCTTGCTCTCATCGAGACCGACGACCCGTACGCAGTCCCTTTGCTCAACACGGTCTTCAGAGGGTCGCAGACCAGTCATCTACTGGACCGTATCCGTGAGTATGGCAAGATTGTACGCATAATATGTCGGGAGGACGACATGGAGACATTCGGTTTCAATCCTGCATATACCGTGAAGACCCGTGACGACATGACCACATACATCGAGTCGACCAAGTTGATTGCAAAGAGTGACCTGCTGTTTCTTCACTTCCTCGACTTTGAGAGTCTCTACGCTCAGTACGGTCAGAAGACGCCTCCCACCACCCTGCTGGAGAAGATTGTGCGGAGGACTGACAACTGGATCAAGGTCCTTCTCAGGCAAGCGCGTCAGGACACGCTGTTCATCATTCTGGGCAACCACGGACGCCATCCAATCCCGCTGGACTACGAGGGAAAGCTGGCCGAGTGGCGCAAGGCGAACGCACCGATTGCCATAATGCTGCAGAAGCGAGGCAGCATCTGA